From Thermoflavifilum aggregans, a single genomic window includes:
- a CDS encoding 7TM diverse intracellular signaling domain-containing protein has product MSLTLVFRKYFLTLGLIFGVYVTGMADSLQVVIHNLPGIQTAGPIGFQICHDRRAIPSSILQQPFITNSDVLEKWIKQYGQRVCYWIRFSLENTDPQPVRAYLHVDYFGKMVLYALLPDDTPQLTGGPAAEKSASTPPSLLQTVEFEIPPQRQTTYLLQLSSTSDDEVGMSNLEIYSRPSLLQSFLQQYYGDRRARFLQLLFLGFMCSQMLYVLFQWIIVKRKEYPCYFLYLVLVTMYYLHKYYQETGIYSPFAYYPELRFYLKAFLLMLPYLFYLMFIRYFLELKHLDASVEKSVRYLEHTIWIYVIIDLILRILFPGEVWINDLLMVSIVFVFACCLYLIFKLIKHHDILVTLILTGSMIAGLGGVIGILITLLQIDWGLLSSNLNSLVTGQIGVVIETIIFTTSLGLKNRRVEKEKIKHQQRLIAQLQENEQLRKNMDNIRNNIAKDLHDDIGATLTSILLYSNAAVNRKKMTLKEAKNIFRKISQISADMMENMSDIVWAIHPVHDSMKKLIQRMIYYALPLTRAKNIQFHFEEEEHIREVILDMNKRKNIFLIFKEGVCNVLKYAEASTVVVRLYQLQGNLHLTIEDDGKGFIETQTEGNGLKNMKFRAEDCGGSLTIESAPGKGTCIHLQVSI; this is encoded by the coding sequence TTGAGTTTAACCCTTGTTTTTCGAAAATATTTCCTCACTCTGGGGTTGATATTTGGAGTGTATGTGACTGGTATGGCCGATTCTCTGCAAGTCGTTATCCACAATCTTCCAGGCATACAGACTGCAGGTCCGATTGGTTTCCAGATTTGCCACGATCGCAGGGCTATCCCTTCCTCCATCCTCCAACAGCCTTTTATCACCAACAGCGATGTCCTGGAAAAATGGATAAAGCAATACGGCCAAAGGGTTTGTTACTGGATCCGTTTTTCTCTTGAAAATACCGATCCTCAGCCTGTCAGGGCATACCTGCATGTAGACTATTTTGGGAAAATGGTGCTCTATGCATTGCTCCCCGACGACACCCCTCAGTTAACAGGAGGGCCGGCTGCGGAAAAATCTGCCTCTACTCCCCCGTCGCTGCTGCAAACAGTAGAATTTGAAATACCACCACAAAGACAAACAACATATCTGCTGCAGCTCTCATCCACATCTGATGACGAGGTGGGCATGAGCAATCTGGAAATTTACAGCCGGCCTTCCCTGCTGCAATCTTTTCTGCAACAATATTATGGCGATCGTCGTGCCCGGTTCCTGCAATTGCTTTTTCTCGGATTTATGTGTTCCCAGATGCTATATGTGCTGTTTCAATGGATCATTGTGAAAAGGAAAGAGTATCCCTGTTATTTTCTCTACCTGGTGCTGGTAACGATGTATTACCTGCACAAGTATTACCAGGAAACGGGTATCTACTCGCCCTTTGCCTATTATCCGGAATTGAGGTTCTACCTTAAAGCCTTTCTCCTGATGCTTCCTTACCTGTTCTACCTGATGTTCATCCGGTATTTTCTGGAACTGAAACACCTGGACGCATCTGTTGAAAAAAGTGTTCGTTATCTCGAGCATACAATCTGGATATATGTGATCATTGATTTAATACTTCGCATTTTGTTTCCGGGAGAAGTATGGATAAATGATCTGCTCATGGTGAGCATTGTGTTTGTATTCGCTTGTTGTCTATATCTCATCTTTAAATTAATCAAGCATCATGATATCCTGGTTACCCTGATTCTAACCGGTAGCATGATAGCCGGACTGGGGGGAGTAATAGGTATTCTTATCACACTTCTGCAAATCGATTGGGGGCTTCTATCCTCAAACCTAAACAGCTTGGTTACTGGTCAGATAGGAGTAGTTATAGAAACCATCATCTTCACAACCTCGCTGGGATTAAAGAACAGAAGGGTAGAAAAAGAAAAAATAAAACATCAGCAAAGGCTTATCGCTCAGTTACAGGAGAATGAACAATTAAGGAAAAATATGGATAACATCCGGAATAATATTGCAAAAGACTTGCACGATGATATCGGCGCAACATTGACTTCCATCCTGTTATATAGCAATGCAGCCGTAAATCGCAAAAAGATGACCCTGAAAGAAGCAAAAAATATCTTTCGTAAAATCAGTCAGATATCTGCCGATATGATGGAAAACATGAGTGACATCGTTTGGGCGATACATCCCGTGCATGATAGCATGAAAAAACTTATCCAGCGAATGATCTATTATGCCCTGCCACTTACCCGGGCTAAAAATATTCAGTTTCACTTTGAAGAAGAGGAACATATCCGGGAAGTGATTCTGGATATGAACAAGCGGAAAAACATTTTTTTGATTTTTAAAGAAGGTGTATGCAATGTGTTAAAATACGCAGAAGCGAGCACGGTGGTTGTACGACTATACCAGCTCCAGGGAAATCTTCATCTG
- a CDS encoding class I SAM-dependent methyltransferase encodes MPHIHHSTCPVCFSSAIQFCTRVQDHAVTKEWFELWSCADCKALFTQDIPDETAIAAYYHSENYISHTDTRKGWLFKAYHAARWLALRRKYQLIRKAFHTYVPTWDMHALQTQPKVLDIGCGTGSFLHMMQTHGWQPVGVEPSETARSLAKKKYQLDVQDPIQLNTFPDQHFTLITLWHVLEHIHALHEYLSTIYRLLHEYGLVFIAVPNYTSFDERFFGNYWAAYDVPRHLYHFAPQTMQSLLASHRFEMVKMLPMRMDAFYIAWLSSLYARQRLPFAYGMMTGFISWLLSQRHPMQSSSLLYIARKHQVD; translated from the coding sequence ATGCCACACATTCATCATTCAACCTGTCCTGTTTGCTTTTCTTCTGCCATTCAATTCTGCACAAGGGTGCAGGACCATGCCGTTACAAAAGAATGGTTTGAACTATGGTCGTGTGCAGATTGCAAGGCTCTTTTTACACAGGACATACCCGATGAAACCGCAATAGCTGCCTATTATCATTCCGAGAACTATATTTCACATACAGACACCCGGAAAGGATGGCTCTTCAAGGCCTATCACGCAGCCCGCTGGCTGGCTTTACGCAGGAAATACCAGCTCATCCGCAAAGCTTTTCATACCTATGTCCCAACATGGGATATGCATGCCCTGCAAACTCAGCCAAAAGTATTGGATATAGGATGTGGTACGGGTAGTTTCCTCCACATGATGCAAACGCATGGCTGGCAACCGGTAGGGGTGGAACCCAGTGAAACAGCACGAAGCTTGGCAAAGAAAAAATATCAGCTCGATGTGCAGGATCCCATACAGCTGAATACCTTCCCTGATCAGCATTTTACTCTGATTACCCTATGGCATGTGCTGGAACATATTCATGCATTGCATGAATATCTGTCAACGATTTATCGCTTGCTGCATGAGTATGGTCTGGTTTTCATTGCTGTCCCCAATTATACTTCATTCGACGAACGTTTTTTTGGAAATTATTGGGCAGCTTATGATGTGCCCCGGCATTTGTATCATTTTGCACCACAAACCATGCAATCGTTGCTTGCATCCCATCGGTTTGAAATGGTAAAGATGCTACCCATGCGGATGGATGCATTTTATATTGCATGGCTGAGCTCCCTTTATGCACGTCAGCGACTGCCGTTTGCCTACGGTATGATGACAGGTTTTATCAGCTGGCTGCTATCGCAACGCCACCCTATGCAATCCAGCTCATTGCTTTACATCGCTCGTAAACATCAGGTTGATTAA
- a CDS encoding RNA polymerase sigma factor has product MSSLSVSKKAKDTALLDRLLCHDREALQQIYDSCFPMIRALVKKNNGFEEDAEDIFQETLIILLERAQSPDFVLTCRLKTYIYAVSRHLWLKRLESAQRQLPLADGLADWIPVADDIAQHEERDQAFRNMEAALNQLGEPCRSLLEQYYIMNKSMAEIAEIFGYTNADNAKTQKYKCLMRLKKIFFAYQTNKSDKPFSEP; this is encoded by the coding sequence GTGAGTAGTTTATCTGTTTCAAAAAAAGCGAAGGACACAGCATTGCTCGACCGGTTGCTCTGTCATGACCGGGAAGCGTTGCAGCAAATTTACGACAGCTGCTTTCCGATGATCAGAGCACTGGTTAAAAAGAATAATGGTTTTGAAGAGGATGCGGAAGATATTTTCCAGGAAACCCTGATCATTTTGCTGGAACGCGCGCAGTCGCCAGATTTTGTCCTGACCTGCAGGCTGAAGACATATATCTATGCCGTAAGCAGGCATCTGTGGCTGAAACGCCTGGAATCAGCCCAACGCCAGTTACCCCTGGCCGACGGACTTGCTGATTGGATTCCTGTCGCAGATGATATTGCACAACATGAAGAACGGGATCAGGCATTCCGGAATATGGAAGCAGCCTTGAATCAACTCGGAGAACCCTGCAGAAGCCTGCTTGAGCAATATTATATTATGAACAAAAGCATGGCAGAAATTGCTGAAATATTTGGCTATACAAATGCAGATAATGCCAAAACCCAGAAATATAAATGTTTGATGCGTTTGAAAAAGATATTTTTTGCTTACCAAACAAATAAATCTGATAAGCCATTTTCTGAACCTTAA
- a CDS encoding S1 family peptidase: MEMRSEWMDRIHRYLQGEMDAAEEAEFLKLWEQDPQLRHWVEEERRFIHVLKTGLHRQWIKQTFASQSPTRHYTHPGIRLIKTGKEWLAHIAVAATVALLVSLVAFWSFNQFYIRPNKMGYVDLRRAIDNIQRSQYALMNDMHRNGKTPANPGTYGGSGFLISDNGYLVTNYHVVRNADSIYVQDNKGNTYKARMIFQDPHTDLAVLKIIDTSFCMNGALPYVLSAAEAPLGEQVFTLGYPKDEIVYGEGYISSETGYRDDSTAYQLSIPVNPGNSGGPLFDSKGRIIGIISGKEGESDQIAFAIKATYLKAILDSLPADFNKRAILHSRGSRNMSHADLYNNRVALLKQLKDYVMMVKVYN; this comes from the coding sequence ATGGAAATGAGAAGTGAATGGATGGATCGCATACATCGTTATCTTCAAGGCGAAATGGATGCAGCTGAAGAAGCCGAATTCCTGAAGTTGTGGGAACAAGATCCCCAGCTACGTCATTGGGTGGAAGAAGAACGCCGGTTTATTCATGTCCTCAAAACCGGTTTGCATCGGCAGTGGATTAAACAGACGTTTGCCTCTCAGTCGCCCACCCGGCATTATACCCATCCGGGTATCAGGCTTATCAAAACAGGCAAGGAATGGCTTGCCCATATTGCAGTGGCTGCAACCGTGGCTTTGCTGGTATCGCTGGTGGCCTTCTGGTCATTTAATCAGTTTTACATCCGCCCGAATAAAATGGGATACGTAGATCTGCGCCGCGCTATTGATAATATTCAACGCTCGCAATATGCCCTGATGAACGATATGCATCGCAATGGTAAAACTCCTGCCAATCCTGGCACCTATGGTGGCAGCGGATTTTTGATCTCAGACAATGGCTATCTGGTAACCAATTATCATGTCGTCCGCAATGCAGATTCTATTTATGTGCAGGATAACAAGGGCAATACCTACAAGGCCAGAATGATATTTCAAGATCCGCATACTGATCTTGCGGTTTTGAAAATCATCGATACCAGCTTTTGTATGAATGGGGCGCTTCCGTACGTTCTTTCTGCCGCAGAAGCTCCGCTGGGTGAGCAGGTATTTACATTGGGCTATCCCAAAGATGAAATCGTATATGGCGAGGGCTATATCAGTTCAGAAACCGGTTATCGGGACGACAGTACTGCTTATCAGCTTTCCATCCCCGTAAATCCCGGCAACAGCGGCGGACCTTTGTTCGACAGCAAAGGCAGAATCATCGGCATCATCAGCGGCAAAGAAGGAGAATCAGATCAGATTGCATTTGCTATAAAAGCTACTTACCTGAAAGCTATCCTCGACAGCCTGCCTGCTGATTTTAACAAACGAGCCATTCTTCATTCACGCGGGTCAAGGAATATGTCCCATGCTGATCTGTACAATAACCGCGTTGCCCTGCTTAAACAGCTGAAGGATTATGTGATGATGGTGAAAGTGTACAATTAA
- a CDS encoding L-fucose dehydrogenase: protein MDLHLNGKVFIVTGGAKGIGAAVAEILCAEGAAVVIAGRNAADNARQLNSLKEKGYTAWAVEAELTRVDDCRKVVDFTWHACQRIDGLVNNAGVNDGVGLENGNPERFMQSLQKNLLHYYVMAHFALPALKQSRGAIVNIGSKVSLTGQGHTSGYAAAKGAINALTREWAVELLPYEIRVNTVIPAEVWTPLYASWIQTFPDPETKLASITRHIPLGKRMTKPEEIADMVAFLLSDRSSHTTGQIIVVDGGYTHLDRAIDVS from the coding sequence ATGGACCTGCATCTGAACGGAAAAGTATTCATCGTTACGGGAGGAGCCAAAGGCATAGGTGCTGCCGTTGCTGAGATATTGTGTGCAGAAGGCGCTGCCGTGGTAATTGCCGGACGAAATGCAGCCGATAATGCACGGCAGTTAAACAGTTTAAAGGAAAAGGGATATACGGCATGGGCCGTGGAAGCTGAACTTACCCGGGTTGATGATTGCAGAAAAGTGGTGGATTTCACCTGGCATGCCTGTCAGCGGATTGACGGGCTTGTAAACAATGCAGGTGTCAATGATGGTGTAGGCCTGGAAAACGGCAATCCGGAGCGGTTCATGCAATCCCTGCAAAAAAATCTGCTGCATTATTATGTCATGGCTCATTTTGCCCTGCCTGCCCTAAAACAATCCCGCGGTGCCATTGTAAACATCGGCTCAAAAGTATCCTTAACCGGTCAGGGGCATACATCGGGTTATGCAGCGGCTAAGGGCGCCATCAACGCTCTTACACGTGAATGGGCTGTGGAATTGTTGCCTTATGAAATTCGCGTCAATACCGTGATACCGGCAGAAGTGTGGACACCTCTGTATGCTTCCTGGATCCAAACCTTTCCGGATCCGGAAACAAAACTGGCTTCGATAACCCGACATATTCCGCTGGGTAAACGCATGACCAAACCTGAAGAAATTGCCGATATGGTTGCATTTTTGCTTTCTGATCGTTCGTCCCATACCACCGGACAAATCATTGTGGTCGATGGCGGATATACCCATTTAGATCGCGCTATTGATGTTTCATGA